One stretch of Candida orthopsilosis Co 90-125, chromosome 3 draft sequence DNA includes these proteins:
- a CDS encoding Als7 protein (ALS family protein) yields MVKHLSFAAIFVAFALTTLTQAAEISNVFQSFDSLTWENGANYQYRTPAAPSWIATLSWKILGSNVHPGDTFTLNMPCVFKFTTTQESVDLDVGGTVYATCQFEPGDVVVAYSQLKCTASNNVKDSTDATGSVKFPFTFNVGGSAGDVDLQDSKCFTAGTNQVTFTDGDKELTTTANFQGGSNTNSGSTDDIVFNNRVVPSLNKQQMYLLGGTCPNGYRSGTLGITVSGGTLDCSSLHAAITNQLNAWYFPEVADSISASSSCNGQSYTINYNNIPAGYRPFMDILVAVPNGQRLKASYTNRYQCADEVGSHDNSKSITWSPYSNNVAGANGNEVVVTTSTYLGSTTAVTTLPFNTEPGNTKTIVVQVPIPTTTVTTSHYGVSTSLITHTNTIGGTATVIVDNPYHSTTTLTTFWTGTRTTTSTITNPTSAVDTVIVNVPKNPTVTTTTFWTGSIVSTTTKTNQPGGTDTVIVEYPSNPTVTTSVFWTGTAVSTTTKANGVGSTDTVIVEYPSNPTTTVTEFWSGSETTTITATNQPGGTDSVIVEYPSNPTVTTTLFWTGSETTVSRVFNSPGGTDSIEVLYPSNPTVTTTEFWTGDEITTSTETHSPGGTDIVHVFDTANPTVTTTRFWTGSFPSTTTQTNAPGGTDTVEVFDTANPTVIITTFWTGEVVTTTTETNEPGKTDTVYIYEPHNPTITTTEFWIGSDATTSTEINGPGGTDVVHVLDPFNPTVXXXXXXXXXXXXXXXXXXXXXXXXXXXXXXXXXXXXXXXXXXXXXXXXXXXXXXXXXXXXXXXXXXXXXXXXMSYATTSTITNEPGQTDYVVVLDPNNPTTTVTETWSESYTTTLTSYNEPGGTDTVIVEVPSSSSSTLIVTDPSISSTIMNSQESGSTDADQSSHKSDANEPSSFNTPSAESQSSVADFSSTTNSLSDLSSVDSESDITEVPSDTSTFGTSDSSISKPSYSSESSIPEIDSESISLSSSDSISSSTMHSTDSSSITSDSSDLESSNDISSSTEEPSTPQSSSNESVTSSEFVSSEASSDSSTANSHKTTSYSSTLAGDYGTTSTDSSSVISDTEIASSDLSSSSSDTSSSSPSETSSSSESASDGISTVNTDISSTDISSSSEDTTSGETDAVESSSSPNDHIGSITSSFSTLHLSSTVPSLVSSQRSTYASYGNSSINTNTDVSSEQAPQGSPVPADSTTIDGSSEATKETSDFTNIITTSSEQGPVSTEESIHTTPTDVTSSDLGTNPDVDTSSLTGSGWQSNSNAGSESPTTTESAYVTSTTSATVPTRSFPATSGSEYIPVKGLSSSASSVFNTNTNTNTNTNTNIPFLSSTQSGKGSNTKSQPIGPGATSNADVTQQPTLEVPTSSTEQDQAPDYQTSSLENSDVQPTTEATTSTPVGGISSSAEATTEAITETIAAPFSSLSVGDVNSSPSSESNLGANPKTEANQGLAPSAPIGSSESLPTSSPNSPDSEQQSDNLSVDTTTQSPATTSNLSTDTWWTLSQQSSSSSTITSETSFSPINTYEGSGSKVIPGWILSSLTLIFIFQ; encoded by the coding sequence atggtTAAACATTTATCATTTGCGGCGATATTTGTTGCCTTTGCGCTCACAACACTTACTCAAGCAGCTGAGATCAGCAATGTTTTCCAAAGCTTTGACAGTTTGACTTGGGAAAATGGGGCCAATTATCAATACAGAACACCAGCAGCTCCTAGTTGGATTGCGACTTTGTCATGGAAGATTTTGGGCTCAAATGTTCACCCAGGAGATACGTTTACATTAAATATGCCATGTGTATTCAAGTTCACAACCACACAAGAAAGCGTTGATTTAGATGTTGGGGGCACAGTTTATGCTACATGTCAGTTCGAACCAGGTGATGTAGTTGTTGCATATTCTCAATTAAAATGTACAGCAAGCAACAACGTTAAAGACAGCACTGATGCTACAGGTTCCGTTAAGTTTCCATTCACCTTCAATGTTGGTGGATCAGCAGGAGATGTTGATTTGCAAGACTCGAAATGTTTTACTGCTGGTACTAATCAAGTTACATTCACTGATGGTGATAAGGAATTGACCACCACTGCAAACTTTCAAGGTGGTTCCAACACTAACAGCGGTTCAACTGATGACATCGTTTTCAACAATCGAGTAGTTCCCTCTTTGAACAAGCAGCAAATGTATTTGTTGGGAGGAACATGTCCAAATGGATATAGAAGTGGAACCTTAGGAATTACAGTCAGTGGAGGTACACTTGACTGTTCGTCTCTTCACGCTGCTataacaaatcaattaaatgCTTGGTACTTCCCTGAAGTAGCGGACTCTATTTCAGCTTCTTCAAGCTGTAATGGCCAATCATACACAATCAACTATAACAACATTCCTGCTGGCTACAGACCTTTCATGGACATTTTGGTTGCAGTTCCAAATGGTCAGAGATTGAAAGCAAGTTACACAAACAGATACCAATGCGCTGATGAAGTTGGTAGTCACGACAActccaaatcaattacatGGTCACCTTACAGCAATAACGTGGCAGGAGCCAATGGTAATGAAGTCGTTGTTACAACATCTACATACCTAGGATCAACTACTGCGGTAACTACTTTGCCATTCAATACTGAACCAGGAAATACTAAAACAATTGTCGTTCAAGTTCCAATTCCAACCACTACAGTTACCACATCTCATTATGGAGTGTCAACATCATTGATCACCCATACAAATACCATTGGAGGTACTGCTACagttattgttgataatcCATACCATTCGACAACTACGTTGACCACATTCTGGACAGGGACTAGAACTACTACTTCTACCATTACTAATCCCACAAGTGCCGTTGACACAGTTATTGTCAACGTTCCTAAAAATCCAACTgtcaccaccaccacatTTTGGACAGGGTCAATTGTGTCAACAACTAcgaaaacaaatcaaccTGGTGGCACCGATACTGTCATTGTTGAGTATCCATCTAATCCAACAGTCACAACATCAGTATTTTGGACTGGAACAGcagtatcaacaacaacgaaaGCAAATGGAGTAGGTAGTACCGATACTGTCATTGTTGAGTACCCATCCAACCCAACGACAACGGTGACAGAATTCTGGAGTGGAAGCGAGACTACCACAATCACGGCTACAAATCAACCAGGAGGCACTGACTCGGTAATCGTTGAGTACCCATCCAATCCTACTGTTACAACTACCTTATTTTGGACAGGAAGTGAAACAACAGTCTCAAGAGTATTCAACCTGCCTGGCGGAACTGACCTGATTGAAGTCCTTTATCCATCAAATCCTACGGTAACTACCACAGAATTTTGGACAGGAGATGAAATTACTACTTCAACTGAAACCCATTCACCTGGTGGAACCGATATCGTTCACGTGTTTGACACAGCAAATCCTACAGTTACCACTACTAGGTTTTGGACAGGTAGCTTTCCATCTACGACAACGCAAACTAATGCGCCAGGTGGAACTGACACAGTCGAGGTTTTTGATACAGCCAACCCGACTGTCATTATAACTACATTTTGGACCGGGGAGGTCGTgactacaacaacagaaaCAAACGAGCCTGGTAAAACTGATACTGTCTATATATACGAACCACACAATCCAACAATTACAACCACGGAATTCTGGATTGGAAGCGATGCTACCACTTCCACGGAGATTAACGGACCTGGTGGTACTGACGTTGTTCATGTTTTGGATCCATTCAACCCAACTGTTNNNNNNNNNNNNNNNNNNNNNNNNNNNNNNNNNNNNNNNNNNNNNNNNNNNNNNNNNNNNNNNNNNNNNNNNNNNNNNNNNNNNNNNNNNNNNNNNNNNNNNNNNNNNNNNNNNNNNNNNNNNNNNNNNNNNNNNNNNNNNNNNNNNNNNNNNNNNNNNNNNNNNNNNNNNNNNNNNNNNNNNNNNNNNNNNNNNNNNNNNNNNNNNNNNNNNNNNATGTCTTATGCAACCACATCCACGATCACTAACGAACCAGGACAAACTGACTATGTCGTAGTACTTGATCCAAATAATCCAACCACTACTGTTACAGAAACTTGGTCTGAAAGCTATACTACAACGTTGACCAGCTACAATGAACCAGGTGGAACGGATACTGTGATAGTCGAAGTCCCCTCTTCAAGTTCAAGTACACTTATCGTGACAGATCCTTCAATATCGTCAACAATTATGAACTCACAGGAATCCGGCTCAACCGATGCCGATCAGTCCTCCCATAAATCAGATGCCAATGAGCCATCAAGTTTTAACACACCATCGGCCGAGTCACAAAGTTCTGTCGCGGATTTTTCGTCCACTACAAATTCACTAAGCGATTTGAGCTCTGTAGATTCAGAATCGGATATAACGGAAGTACCATCTGACACGTCCACTTTTGGAACAAGTGACTCTTCGATCCTGAAACCAAGTTATTCATCggaatcatcaatacctGAAATTGATAGTGAATCCATTTCATTATCATCGAGTGATTCAATTAGTTCATCTACTATGCATTCTACAGACTCATCCTCAATCACAAGCGACTCATCGGATTTGGAATCTTCTAATGATATTCTGTCAAGTACCGAGGAACCGTCTACACCGCAAAGCTCTTCGAACGAGCTGGTAACTAGCTCAGAGTTTGTATCCAGTGAGGCAAGTAGTGATTCTTCCACAGCAAATAGTCACAAGACAACATCCTACAGCTCGACTCTTGCTGGTGACTACGGAACTACGTCCACCGATTCCAGCTCTGTAATAAGTGACACTGAAATTGCCTCATCCGATTTATCATCTAGCTCATCTGATACTTCTTCATCTAGTCCATCCGAGACTTCTTCATCCAGTGAGTCTGCAAGCGACGGAATATCTACAGTTAACACCGATATTTCCTCCACGGATATATCAAGCAGCAGTGAAGACACCACCTCAGGCGAAACAGATGCAGTGgaatcttcatcaagtcCGAATGATCATATCGGAAGCATCACATCGTCATTTTCAACGTTGCATTTGTCATCAACAGTGCCAAGTTTAGTTTCGAGTCAAAGATCTACTTATGCGTCATACGGTAACTCAAGtatcaacaccaacaccgATGTATCTTCCGAACAGGCACCACAAGGCTCACCTGTACCAGCAGATAGTACCACCATTGATGGATCATCAGAAGCAACAAAAGAGACAAGCGACTTTACAAATATTATTACAACGTCATCTGAACAAGGTCCTGTATCAACAGAAGAGAGTATTCATACTACACCAACTGATGTGACAAGCAGCGACTTGGGTACAAACCCCGATGTTGACACAAGCTCATTGACGGGCTCTGGATGGCAATCGAACTCGAATGCAGGCAGTGAATCACCAACTACTACTGAAAGCGCATATGTTACTAGCACAACATCAGCTACTGTCCCAACAAGAAGTTTTCCAGCTACTTCCGGCCTGGAATATATTCCAGTGAAAGGCTTGTCATCAAGTGCATCATCGGtattcaacaccaacaccaacaccaacaccaacaccaacaccaatatTCCATTCTTAAGCTCGACACAAAGTGGGAAGGGCTCAAACACGAAATCACAACCAATTGGTCCTGGTGCTACATCAAATGCGGATGTTACACAACAACCTACATTGGAAGTCCCGACAAGTTCAACTGAACAAGATCAAGCACCTGATTATCAAACATCTTCCTTGGAGAACTCTGATGTACAACCAACCACAGAAGCTACAACTTCTACACCCGTTGGCGGTATATCGTCTTCCGCAGAAGCAACCACAGAAGCAATTACTGAAACAATTGCTGCtcctttttcttcattgtcaGTTGGTGATGTGAATTCAAGTCCAAGTTCGGAATCCAACTTAGGGGCAAATCCAAAAACAGAGGCTAACCAAGGCTTAGCTCCATCTGCTCCAATAGGATCTAGTGAATCTTTGCctacatcatcaccaaattcaCCAGATTCAGAACAACAATCAGACAATTTATCTGTTGATACTACAACACAATCACCAGCGACTACATCCAATCTTTCTACTGACACATGGTGGACATTGTCACAacaatcatcttcatcttctaCAATTACATCAGAGACATCATTTTCGCCTATAAACACTTATGAAGGTTCGGGCTCTAAAGTTATTCCAGGTTGGATTTTATCTTCtttgactttgattttCATCTTCCAGTAA
- a CDS encoding Nsa2 protein constituent of 66S pre-ribosomal particles, whose translation MPQNEYIEQHIKQHGRRFDHEERQRKKKAREGHRVAKDAQNLKGWRAKQFAKKRYSEKVSMKKKIKAHQESKVKGPSTPKEDEGEALPTYLLDRQTNNTAKALSSSIKQKRLEKADKFSVPLPKVRGISEEEMFKVIKTGKKKSKSWKRMITKHTFVGEGFTRRPVKMERIIRPSALRQKKANVTHPELGVTVFLPILGVKKNPQSPMYTQLGVLTRGTIIEVNVSELGLVTAGGKVVWGKYAQITNEPDRDGCVNAVLLV comes from the coding sequence ATGCCTCAAAACGAATATATCGAACAACACATCAAACAACATGGTAGAAGGTTTGATCATGAGGAAAGGcagagaaagaagaaagcCAGAGAGGGCCACCGTGTGGCTAAAGATGCTCAGAACTTGAAGGGTTGGAGAGCTAAACAATTTGCTAAGAAGAGGTATAGTGAAAAGGtttcaatgaagaagaagatcaagGCTCATCAAGAAAGTAAAGTCAAGGGTCCATCTACTCCCAAGGAGGATGAAGGAGAGGCTTTGCCAACATATCTTTTGGATCGCCAAACCAACAATACAGCCAAAGCTTTATCATCTAGTATAAAGCAAAAGAGATTAGAAAAAGCTGACAAGTTTTCTGTTCCTTTACCAAAAGTTAGAGGTATTtctgaagaagaaatgtTCAAAGTGATCAAAAcaggaaagaaaaagagcAAGAGTTGGAAGAGAATGATTACGAAACATACCTTTGTCGGAGAAGGGTTTACTAGAAGACCAGTGAAAATGGAAAGAATTATACGTCCTTCAGCATTGAGACAAAAGAAGGCCAATGTCACCCATCCAGAATTGGGAGTTACTGTATTTTTACCGATTTTGGGAGTAAAGAAAAACCCACAATCACCCATGTACACCCAACTTGGTGTGTTGACAAGGGGTACTATCATAGAGGTGAATGTCTCCGAGTTGGGTTTGGTGACGGCTGGTGGTAAAGTTGTTTGGGGTAAATACGCTCAAATAACCAATGAGCCAGACAGAGATGGATGTGTTAATGCAGTGTTGTTGGTATGA
- a CDS encoding Med6 protein (S. cerevisiae homolog MED6 has RNA polymerase II transcription mediator activity, has role in transcription from RNA polymerase II promoter and to mediator complex) — protein MEALDEIQWKSPEFIQERGLNTANVLEYFALSPFYDRTSNNQVLMMQFQYQQIQIPVHISFHQYFQSRLSEMTGIEFVIAFVKEPDFWIVRKQKRLNPQSATALQDYYIIGANIYQAPKVYDILSSRLLATVLSLKSSIDTLNNMTSYHISDGAHSFNNSIHGNPKSTSSTGQVNSDPTPISNLETPIAITDSPAIGAPASIVTTPTQSTSTIPSAAAFDMLLTEVVNDTTNKNYLEDIPLYGKGSTLETLGIKSNPI, from the coding sequence ATGGAAGCATTAGATGAAATACAATGGAAATCACCTGAATTCATACAAGAGAGGGGTCTAAACACAGCAAATGTCTTGGAATACTTTGCTCTCTCTCCATTTTATGATCGTACTTCAAACAATCaagtgttgatgatgcagtttcaatatcaacaaattcaaatcccGGTGCATATATCTTTCCATCAATATTTCCAATCACGATTATCAGAAATGACAGGGATAGAGTTTGTCATTGCTTTCGTCAAGGAACCAGACTTTTGGATTGTACGGAAGCAGAAACGGTTGAACCCACAAAGTGCTACTGCATTACAAGATTATTACATCATTGGAGCAAATATATATCAAGCACCAAAGGTCTATGACATTTTATCATCAAGATTACTTGCAACTGTGCTATCACTAAAGCTGTCAATTGATACATTAAACAATATGACAAGTTATCACATTTCTGATGGTGCACATTCATTTAACAACTCAATACATGGCAACCCCAAGAGTACAAGTCTGACTGGCCAAGTCAATTCTGATCCCACGCCAATCAGTAACTTAGAAACACCAATTGCAATTACAGATAGTCCTGCGATAGGCGCACCTGCCAGTATTGTAACAACTCCAACTCAATCGACTTCCACTATCCCCAGTGCTGCTGCTTTCGATATGCTATTGACAGAAGTCGTCAATGACACtacaaataaaaattatttGGAAGATATTCCATTGTATGGAAAGGGAAGTACACTAGAGACACTAGGTATAAAATCCAACCCTATATAG
- a CDS encoding Rpl12 ribosomal protein L12: MPPKFDPSEVKFLYLRAVGGEVGASSALAPKIGPLGLSPKKVGEDIAKATKDFKGIKVTVQLRIQNRQATASVVPSASSLVITALKEPVRDRKKEKNVKHSGNIPLDEIFEIARKMQDKSFGKNLASVTKEILGTAQSVGCRVDGKNPHDVIDAINAGEIDVPEN; this comes from the coding sequence ATGCCTCCAAAATTCGACCCATCAGAAGTTAAATTCCTTTACTTGAGAGCTGTAGGTGGTGAAGTTGGTGCTTCATCTGCCTTGGCCCCAAAGATCGGTCCATTGGGTTTATCACCAAAGAAGGTCGGTGAAGATATCGCCAAGGCTACCAAGGATTTTAAAGGTATCAAAGTTACCGTTCAATTGAGAATCCAAAACAGACAAGCCACCGCATCAGTTGTCCCATCCGCTTCATCATTGGTCATCACAGCTTTGAAAGAGCCAGTGAGAGATagaaagaaggaaaagaacGTTAAGCACTCAGGTAACATCCCATTGGAcgaaatctttgaaattgccaGAAAGATGCAAGACAAATCATTCGGTAAGAACTTGGCTTCAGTCACTAAAGAAATCTTGGGAACCGCTCAATCTGTTGGATGCCGTGTCGACGGTAAGAACCCACATGATGTCATTGACGCTATAAATGCTGGTGAAATCGATGTACCAGAAAACTAA
- a CDS encoding Hnt2 dinucleoside triphosphate hydrolase, producing the protein MTTPMTANDIYFFKYLVNNQVFYRTKFTYALVNLKPLVPGHVLVVPLRTAVLRLGDLTPDESIDYMNTLQLIQKFITKTYKADSLNIAIQDGPEAGQSVPHLHTHIIPRYMTDGYGDSIYSKLESEDLEAEYKRFEVRKRQYLDHLKVDKSELAQNDADRKERTPTTMQEEATWLNNEIQKFIAHLKT; encoded by the coding sequence ATGACAACACCAATGACTGCCAACGATATCTACTTCTTCAAGTACTTGGTCAACAACCAAGTATTCTACAGGACAAAATTCACTTATGCGTTAGTAAATTTAAAGCCTTTGGTTCCAGGCCATGTTTTGGTTGTTCCACTTCGAACTGCAGTACTACGCTTGGGCGATCTCACACCTGATGAGTCGATCGATTACATGAATACATTGCAATTGatacaaaagtttattaCCAAAACATACAAAGCTGATTCCCTTAATATAGCAATTCAAGATGGACCAGAAGCCGGTCAGCTGGTCCCACATCTACATACACATATCATTCCACGATACATGACCGACGGTTATGGAGATTCCATATACAGTAAATTAGAATCAGAAGATTTGGAAGCAGAATACAAGCGATTTGAGGTTAGGAAAAGACAATATCTTGATCATTTGAAGGTTGACAAGAGTGAGTTGGCTCAAAATGATGCTGATAGAAAAGAACGTACTCCAACTACTATGCAAGAGGAAGCTACCTGGTTAAATAATGAAATCCAAAAATTTATTGCGCATTTAAAAACATAG
- a CDS encoding Lcp5 protein (S. cerevisiae homolog LCP5 has RNA binding): MHFYYIITVCQPHIMSNIDGTLKSIITAANAANNAVEDLTSATAQVEHPSFIQNLLEKSGQTEAEGISLLSLKNSALASYINNLVLIVLGQIDRMDNDENENLKNEAIERSIAQRVTLEKGVKPLERKITYQIENLMKTFSKAESQELQAKKEEEDADESNDDGSDGKEDNDVDSEEDEMAFRPDAAALAKLAPQATKSPSNEKYKPPKISAMAPPTSKDSDAKNAPTQKLQSMEEYLQEQSDLPTAEASIGSTIVSHGRGGVKTQYDRKKEKEIQTYEEANFTRLPTAQTKKSFKQKQRDMANQFAGEDWSIFNKDKDLDSGTSRKRKPTTSWDRVKRKRT; this comes from the coding sequence atgCATTTCTACTATATTATCACAGTCTGTCAGCCACATATCATGTCAAATATAGATGGTACACTAAAGTCAATCATCACTGCAGCCAATGCAGCAAATAACGCAGTTGAGGACTTGACCTCAGCAACTGCACAAGTTGAGCATCCCagtttcattcaaaatctaCTAGAAAAATCAGGACAAACTGAAGCCGAGGGCATCTCCTTACTCTCGTTGAAAAATCTGGCATTAGCATCTTATATAAATAACTTGGTATTGATTGTGCTTGGTCAGATAGATAGAATGgacaatgatgaaaatgagaaCCTCAAGAATGAAGCTATTGAGCGATCCATTGCTCAAAGGGTCACCTTGGAGAAAGGTGTGAAACCCTTGGAAAGGAAGATAACTTACCAGATTGAAAATCTTATGAAAACATTTAGCAAAGCAGAAAGTCAGGAATTACAGGCtaagaaagaagaagaagatgctGACGAAAGTAACGATGATGGTTCGGATGGAAAGGAAGATAACGATGTTGAttcagaagaagatgagATGGCATTTAGACCAGATGCTGCCGCATTAGCCAAATTAGCTCCTCAAGCAACCAAATCACCCTCAAATGAGAAATATAAGCCACCTAAAATATCAGCTATGGCGCCCCCAACTAGTAAAGATTCTGATGCCAAGAACGCTCCAACACAGAAACTCCAGAGTATGGAGGAATACTTGCAAGAACAAAGTGACCTTCCTACGGCTGAAGCAAGTATTGGATCTACCATTGTTAGTCATGGTCGTGGAGGTGTAAAAACTCAATACGatagaaagaaagaaaaggagaTTCAAACTTATGAAGAGGCTAATTTCACAAGATTACCTACAGCCCAAACTAAAAAGAGtttcaaacaaaagcaaaggGACATGGCGAACCAATTTGCGGGTGAAGACTGGAGTATCTTCAACAAGGATAAAGATTTAGATTCTGGTACATCCAGGAAAAGGAAACCAACAACCTCTTGGGATAGAGTTAAGAGAAAACGTACATAA
- a CDS encoding Tsa1 protein (TSA/alkyl hydroperoxide peroxidase C (AhPC) family protein), which produces MALQIQKPAPAFKKTAVVDGVFEEVSLEQYKGKWVILAFFPLAWTFVCPTEIIAYSDAFKKFAEKDAEVLFASTDSEYTLLSWTNADRKDGGLGKLNIPLIADTNHSLSRDYGVLLEDEGVALRGIFLIDPRGILRQITINDLPVGRSVDESLRLLEAFQFTEKYGEVCPANWQPGADTIKATPNDSKEYFTKANK; this is translated from the coding sequence ATGGCtttacaaattcaaaaaccAGCTCCAGCTTTTAAAAAGACCGCTGTCGTTGACGGCGTTTTCGAAGAAGTTTCATTGGAACAATACAAGGGTAAATGGGTCATTTTGGCTTTCTTCCCATTGGCTTGGACTTTTGTTTGTCCAACCGAAATCATTGCCTACTCAGATGCTTTTAAGAAGTTTGCTGAAAAGGATGCTGAAGTTTTGTTTGCTTCCACTGATTCCGAATACACTTTGTTATCATGGACCAATGCCGATAGAAAAGATGGTGGTTTGGGTAAGTTGAACATTCCATTAATTGCTGATACCAACCACTCCTTATCAAGAGATTATGGTGTTTTGcttgaagatgaaggtgTTGCTTTAAGAGGtatctttttgattgatcCAAGAGGTATTTTGAGACAAATTACCATCAATGACTTGCCAGTTGGTAGatcagttgatgaatcttTGAGATTATTGGAAGCTTTCCAATTTACTGAAAAATACGGTGAAGTTTGTCCAGCTAACTGGCAACCAGGTGCTGATACCATCAAAGCTACCCCAAATGATTCAAAGGAATACTTTACCAAGGCAAACAAATAA
- a CDS encoding Cyp5 peptidyl-prolyl cis-trans isomerase codes for MKFLTALALFASVLFYFFGQASAAKDLPENPPITNKVFFDIEEDGKSIGRITIGLFGTIVPKTVENFKTIAISTDSEQQYTGSIFHRVIKNFMIQGGDYETGQGYGGKSIYGNKFEDENFELKHDRKYRLSMANAGKNTNGSQFFITTAVTNWLDGKHVVFGEVIDGKDVVDYIENVKTSRGDRPAKEIKIAKSGELEVEGGKEASNEDIQKDEL; via the coding sequence ATGAAATTCTTAACCGCACTTGCATTATTTGCATCCGTATTATTCTACTTCTTTGGTCAAGCATCAGCAGCCAAGGATTTACCAGAAAACCCACCAATCACCAACAAGGTGTTTTTCgacattgaagaagatggtaaatcaattggCCGTATAACTATTGGATTATTTGGAACAATTGTCCCCAAAactgttgaaaatttcaaaactattGCCATTTCAACTGATTCTGAACAACAATACACCGGATCCATTTTCCATCGTGTGATCAAAAACTTCATGATTCAAGGTGGTGATTATGAAACCGGTCAAGGATATGGAGGTAAATCAATCTATGgtaataaatttgaagacgaaaattttgaattgaagcATGATCGTAAATATAGATTGAGTATGGCTAATGCTGGTAAAAATACTAATGGAtcacaatttttcattactACTGCTGTGACTAATTGGTTGGATGGTAAACATGTTGTGTTTGGTGAAGTTATTGACGGAAAAGATGTGGTTGACTATATCGAAAATGTCAAGACCAGCCGTGGCGATCGTCCAGCTAAAGAAATCAAGATTGCTAAGTCTGGAGAGCttgaagttgaaggtgGAAAAGAGGCTTCAAACGAGGATATACAAAAAGATGAACTTTAG